Proteins encoded together in one Undibacterium sp. CCC3.4 window:
- a CDS encoding TonB-dependent receptor — MTRHILAATLSMSLAAPALAWADAEAEADTSIVTIAGAKKSPAASAAISQGSLTARSAQSEISDEFVRNYTVPTADFSQILQMAPAMYSYSPNGPGLGDTKTTFRGFSDGDYSISFDGIPFQDTNSPSHHTWSFFPAPFIGGAVIDRSPGSAATIGPANFGGSVNLLSRNLETQQRISTTASYGSWNTSLIGAEYESGQIGRDANSNVLLNVHEMKSDGYQTLNKQQRDAFSGKYQWNATPDTTLTLFGSYITVHSNTPSTKAATRSDIAAFGDNYLLSSDPSKSNYVGYNTYHVTTDFEYMGISSNLGGGWKLDNKAYTYYYHNQEFYPGATIPLTKANTAANNSGTDKTNGYRTYGDIFRISQETEYGTLRAGAWVENAATNRYQTPTNPLTWVDSLLPNFHETISSTIIQPFAEYEYKVSSALKVTAGLKYSTYRQDLTQFADNGKTVGSLNGAASIEHVANYRTVLPSIDAHYLIAPNWSAYAQFATGDEIPPTSVFDVKNANVTALPASIKSKTTQIGSVWKGDRFTLDVDAYRIKFDNAYSSSTDASGNTTFYANGSSVSQGVEAESTIVIGGGFNLYVNGTYGSAKYADSGMWVQNAPSDTETLGFNYVKNEWNLGWFTKRVGKTFNDNGGTHEAVAVNPFVVSNLFVNYSLKNISNSLKGGKLQLSVNNLFDKHSIVSVTPASKTTAVSAAGDLLTLLPARSVSLALTLDF; from the coding sequence ATGACACGCCACATCCTGGCCGCCACGCTCAGCATGTCGCTGGCCGCGCCGGCGCTGGCTTGGGCCGATGCCGAAGCAGAAGCCGATACCAGCATCGTCACGATAGCCGGTGCAAAAAAATCGCCGGCCGCCAGCGCCGCTATCTCACAAGGTTCGCTGACGGCCCGTTCGGCGCAGTCAGAAATCAGCGATGAATTCGTCCGCAATTACACCGTACCAACTGCCGATTTCAGTCAAATCCTGCAAATGGCACCGGCCATGTACAGCTATAGTCCGAATGGTCCGGGCTTGGGCGATACCAAAACTACGTTCCGCGGATTTTCCGACGGCGACTATTCGATTTCTTTCGACGGCATTCCCTTCCAAGACACCAATAGCCCTAGCCATCATACTTGGTCGTTTTTCCCAGCCCCCTTCATCGGTGGTGCGGTGATCGATCGCAGCCCGGGCTCGGCAGCGACCATCGGCCCAGCCAATTTCGGCGGCTCGGTGAATTTACTTTCGCGCAATTTAGAAACGCAACAACGCATCAGTACGACGGCTTCTTACGGCAGTTGGAACACCAGCCTCATCGGTGCCGAATACGAGAGTGGCCAGATCGGTCGCGACGCCAACTCAAATGTGCTGCTCAACGTGCATGAGATGAAGTCGGATGGCTATCAAACCCTCAACAAGCAGCAGCGCGATGCATTTTCCGGCAAATACCAATGGAATGCCACGCCCGACACCACGCTCACTTTGTTCGGTTCCTACATCACGGTGCATTCGAATACGCCGAGCACAAAAGCCGCCACGCGCAGCGATATCGCCGCCTTTGGCGATAATTATCTGTTGTCGTCCGACCCGAGCAAATCGAATTACGTCGGCTACAACACTTACCATGTAACCACCGATTTTGAATACATGGGTATTTCATCCAACCTCGGTGGCGGTTGGAAGCTCGATAACAAAGCCTATACCTACTACTATCATAACCAAGAATTTTACCCGGGCGCGACGATTCCTCTGACCAAGGCCAACACGGCGGCCAATAACAGCGGCACCGACAAAACCAATGGCTACCGTACTTACGGCGATATTTTCCGCATCAGCCAAGAAACCGAGTACGGCACATTGCGCGCCGGTGCCTGGGTAGAAAATGCCGCAACCAATCGCTACCAAACGCCGACCAACCCGCTGACTTGGGTCGATTCGCTGCTGCCTAACTTTCATGAAACGATTTCCAGCACCATCATTCAACCGTTCGCCGAATATGAATACAAGGTCAGCAGTGCACTTAAAGTCACGGCCGGCCTCAAATATTCGACCTATCGCCAGGATTTGACACAGTTTGCCGACAATGGCAAAACCGTCGGCAGTCTCAATGGTGCGGCGTCGATCGAACATGTCGCCAACTACCGTACCGTGCTGCCCTCGATTGATGCGCATTACCTGATCGCACCGAACTGGTCAGCCTATGCCCAGTTCGCCACCGGCGATGAAATTCCGCCGACCAGTGTGTTTGATGTGAAAAACGCCAATGTCACGGCCTTACCAGCCTCGATCAAGAGCAAAACCACGCAAATCGGCTCAGTTTGGAAAGGCGATCGTTTCACTCTTGATGTCGATGCCTACCGGATTAAATTCGACAATGCCTATTCATCGAGTACCGATGCCAGCGGCAACACGACTTTCTACGCCAACGGCAGCTCAGTCAGCCAAGGTGTGGAAGCGGAAAGCACCATCGTCATCGGTGGCGGTTTCAATCTCTACGTCAACGGCACCTATGGCAGCGCCAAGTATGCCGACAGTGGCATGTGGGTACAAAATGCGCCGTCCGATACCGAAACACTGGGTTTCAATTATGTGAAAAATGAGTGGAACCTCGGCTGGTTCACGAAGCGTGTGGGTAAAACCTTCAACGATAATGGCGGCACGCACGAAGCCGTCGCCGTCAATCCGTTCGTGGTGTCTAACTTGTTCGTCAATTATTCCTTGAAAAATATTTCCAACTCACTCAAGGGTGGCAAGTTACAGTTGAGCGTAAATAATCTGTTCGACAAGCACAGTATTGTTTCGGTCACCCCAGCGAGCAAAACCACGGCCGTATCGGCCGCCGGCGATTTGCTGACCTTGCTGCCAGCGCGCAGCGTGAGCTTGGCATTGACACTGGACTTCTGA